Proteins from a genomic interval of Sphingobacterium sp. SYP-B4668:
- a CDS encoding efflux RND transporter periplasmic adaptor subunit yields MERTKLFNLKFIPHVLGFLVISLSLASCTAGKSEEKENINKAIALPVYEVQSSDASTVKDYLGTIEGKVNVEIRPQVEGLLQEIYVDEGSFVQKGQKLFKVDASTYQEDLNNMVATSRVAKAKLANAQLEVDRLRPLVQNDVISDVRLSAAKSEYEVAKASLDQANAAVRSAAINKGFTLIEAPVSGYIGRIPKRIGNLVSKGDKDPLTVLSDVQEVYVYFAMSESDFLYFSKAKAREDSIAGVEYNNHNQLTFPEATLVLADGEEYSKKGKVDAVNGQVDRTTGAISLRATFPNHENIIRTGSSGTLKIAEIKKNVIQIPQVATNELQDQTYVYVLDKQNKAKRKTVKVNGKSKANYIVSDGLTAGDRVILSGFDKITEGSIIQPIPQKQ; encoded by the coding sequence GCAGGTAAATCAGAAGAAAAAGAGAACATCAATAAGGCGATTGCTCTACCTGTCTATGAAGTACAGAGCAGCGATGCAAGTACAGTAAAGGACTACCTCGGAACAATCGAGGGAAAGGTAAACGTTGAAATACGTCCTCAGGTTGAAGGATTACTACAAGAGATATATGTCGATGAAGGTTCTTTTGTCCAGAAGGGACAAAAGCTGTTCAAAGTAGATGCTTCCACTTATCAAGAAGATCTCAACAATATGGTAGCAACCTCTAGAGTGGCCAAAGCAAAGCTCGCCAATGCCCAACTGGAGGTAGATAGGTTACGACCTTTGGTACAAAATGATGTCATTTCCGATGTCAGACTTTCTGCTGCTAAATCCGAGTATGAAGTAGCCAAAGCCTCACTTGACCAAGCCAATGCTGCAGTGAGAAGTGCAGCAATCAACAAAGGATTTACGCTTATAGAAGCTCCTGTGAGTGGGTATATCGGTCGGATACCAAAGCGTATAGGCAATCTAGTTTCCAAAGGGGATAAAGATCCTTTGACTGTATTATCAGATGTTCAGGAGGTATATGTATATTTTGCCATGAGCGAATCTGATTTCTTATATTTTTCGAAAGCCAAGGCCCGTGAAGACAGCATAGCAGGCGTTGAATACAATAATCACAATCAATTGACCTTTCCTGAAGCAACCTTAGTCCTTGCCGACGGAGAAGAATATTCCAAAAAGGGAAAAGTCGATGCCGTCAATGGTCAAGTGGATCGTACCACAGGAGCAATCTCCCTGCGGGCAACATTCCCTAATCACGAAAACATCATCCGTACGGGTAGTAGCGGGACATTGAAGATAGCCGAAATCAAGAAGAACGTCATTCAGATTCCACAGGTCGCCACCAACGAACTACAAGATCAAACCTACGTCTATGTATTGGACAAACAGAATAAAGCTAAGCGTAAGACCGTAAAAGTCAACGGCAAAAGTAAGGCAAACTACATCGTGTCCGATGGCCTTACCGCTGGAGATCGCGTCATACTAAGCGGATTCGACAAAATTACAGAAGGATCGATTATTCAGCCGATTCCTCAAAAACAATAA